The genomic region GAGGTGACTCGATGCACCTTCTGTCCACCAGGCGCGCGGCGTGGCGTTCGGTGCTGGCCGCCGCGATCGTGACCGTCCTGGTCACGACCGGCTCCACCGGGCAGGCCACCGCCGCACCGGGCCACTCCCACCCACCGGACGGTCCCGCCCCGTTCCAGGTGCTCGATCCCCAGAACTGGCAGAACCCCGACACGATGACCTGGGACGACTACGTCCGGGTGCCCAACAAGAACTGGGCCGACCCCACCGTGCGCGGATCGATCCGCAACTTCAAGATCGCGCTGGTCACCCTCGACTATCCGGACCAGCCGTTCGTCATCACCCAGCCGGCGGGCTCGACGGTGTTCGGCAACCCGCAGGCCACGGCCGCCAACGTGCCGCGGAACCAGGTCGCGCCGTTCTACACCGACTTCCTCAACAAGCCGGGCGGGCTGAACCGGGGACACACCCTGCACGAGTACTGGATGCAGGACTCCAACGGCCGGTACGGCGTGGACCTCACCGGCTTCGGCCCGTACGAGATGCCGTCGAAGTCGTACCAGTACGGCATCGACAACGGCTTCAACCCCGGCGCCTGCCCGTCGGGGGACACGTGCGCGAAGAACATCCGTACCGACGGTCTGGGCGCCTGGCGCGCGGCGGTCGGCGAGGAGGTGGCGAACAGCTTCGAGCTGGTGTTCATCCTCTCCGCCGGCCAGGACGAGTCCTCCACCTGGCAGGAGTTCGGCCAGATGATGTTCCAGACCAAGGAGGACGTCCCGGACGCGTGGGGACCGCCGGACCCGAACCTGCCCAACTACGCGAAGACCCGGTACGTCGACTGGACGTCCTGGAAGGCGGCCGCCACCATCTGGCCGAACGCGGGCGGTGGCTCGTCGACCCAGGCGGAGAGCTCGGGCATGGGCGTGTACGCCCACGAGCTGAGCCACCTGCTGAGCATCGGGGACAACTACAACAACCCGTACGGCACCCCGTTGCGGCGCGCGTACACGGGCATCTGGAGCATGATGTCGCGCGGCTCGTTCAACGGCCCGGGCGGCCCGCACACCCGCTGGCAGATCCCGCCGGTCAACGGCGGCTCCATGGGATCGCTGCACACCCTGCGGGACAAGATGAAGATCGGCCTGGTCGGTGAGGAGCACGTGCTGCGCCTGTCGCGCGAGGCGCTGGCCTCCTCGGGCCCGATCGTCGCCGACGTCACCGCCCGCGCGGTGGACGCCGGCCAGGGCGGACTGACCGGCTTCAACATCGCCATGGACGCCGACCGCTCGCCGGCGTGCGACACCAGCACCGACCTGCTCTGCGACGGCGGCCGGTTCAACAACTACACCCTCGAGGTCGTCGACCGGATGGGTGCGGACTCGTTCACCCCGGACAGCGGCGTGCTGATCAGCAAGACCAAGAACACCGACAGCGCGCCGTTCCAGTGGATCGTGGACGCGAACCCGCAGGACATCGACATGGTGGACTTCTACCAGCCGAACGGCACCGCGCAGAAGATCACCATGGGCGACTACCGGCAGCTGTCCGACGCGCTGTTCCACGCGGGCGCCAACTCCGGCAGCGAGTACGAGTACGTGGACGAGGCCAACCGGCTGCACTTCTACGTGCTCAACCTGCGCCGGGACCGCAAGGGCGTACTGTCGTACACGGTGGCGGTCCGGTCGCTGGACGGCGCCGGGCCGAGCGCGCACGGCGTGAAGCTGTCCAAGGGTCACCTGGTCACCCGGGGCAAGCCGAGCGGCAAGGGGGCGACCTGCACCTTCGACCTGACCAACACCGGGAGGTACGTGGCCGGCGGGCAGCCGCACCCGGAGGACGCCGCCAGGTACCTGAAGTCCGACGTGTACCGGCTCTCGGCGAGCGTCGCCGGCAAGGGCTGGCAGGTGGAGCTGCCCAACGAGCTGGCCACGGCCACGTTCGGAGGCAAGACCTCGGTCAACGTCTCGGTGGGCGCCAGCCGGCAGGCGACCGCGACCACCCTGGTCACGCTCACCGCCACCTCGGAGAGCGACCCGAGCAAGACCGTGACCAGCCAGTGCCGGGTCGAACGACCTCGGGCGCAGCTCGGCTGACCCACGGCGTGGCCCGGGGTGGTGGTCTGACCACCGCCCCGGGCCGTCACTCCGAACCCCCTGGGAGGACAGATGCGGCGCCTGCTGGCAGCGCTGGTGCTGCCGTCGCTGCTCACCGGCGCGCTGACCGCGTGCGACGACGGCGAGGAGGCCGGTTCGGCGATGACCGTGCGCGTGCTCGTCCGGGACATCAACATCCGGCCGGAGGGGGTCGAGTGCGCCGG from Micromonospora sp. WMMD812 harbors:
- a CDS encoding M6 family metalloprotease domain-containing protein, giving the protein MHLLSTRRAAWRSVLAAAIVTVLVTTGSTGQATAAPGHSHPPDGPAPFQVLDPQNWQNPDTMTWDDYVRVPNKNWADPTVRGSIRNFKIALVTLDYPDQPFVITQPAGSTVFGNPQATAANVPRNQVAPFYTDFLNKPGGLNRGHTLHEYWMQDSNGRYGVDLTGFGPYEMPSKSYQYGIDNGFNPGACPSGDTCAKNIRTDGLGAWRAAVGEEVANSFELVFILSAGQDESSTWQEFGQMMFQTKEDVPDAWGPPDPNLPNYAKTRYVDWTSWKAAATIWPNAGGGSSTQAESSGMGVYAHELSHLLSIGDNYNNPYGTPLRRAYTGIWSMMSRGSFNGPGGPHTRWQIPPVNGGSMGSLHTLRDKMKIGLVGEEHVLRLSREALASSGPIVADVTARAVDAGQGGLTGFNIAMDADRSPACDTSTDLLCDGGRFNNYTLEVVDRMGADSFTPDSGVLISKTKNTDSAPFQWIVDANPQDIDMVDFYQPNGTAQKITMGDYRQLSDALFHAGANSGSEYEYVDEANRLHFYVLNLRRDRKGVLSYTVAVRSLDGAGPSAHGVKLSKGHLVTRGKPSGKGATCTFDLTNTGRYVAGGQPHPEDAARYLKSDVYRLSASVAGKGWQVELPNELATATFGGKTSVNVSVGASRQATATTLVTLTATSESDPSKTVTSQCRVERPRAQLG